The genomic window GCAAGTATTGAGAGGAATGAACTAATCATGATGAAACGAATTGAATCATTGACTAATCAATGGGTAAAAGACACGAAAAAATTGCATAAAAAAAAATACCGAGATTTAACCAATAAGTTTATTATAGAAGGGGAACACTCTGTCCAAGAAGCGATTGAAAGTAAGGCTGATGTTGATGTGATTGTGACGACTGATAAGGGGATAGAAACATATCAATCACTATTGAATGAAATCAATGAAGATAAACTGGTGATTGTACCAGATGCTATTTTAAAACAACTTTCAGAATTACCAACTCCACAAGAAATTATAGCAGTCATGAATAAACAAGAAGAATCACAAAGTTTAGGACGAAAAATGTTAGTACTTGATACTGTTCAAGACCCAGGTAACGTTGGAACGATGATTAGAACAGCTGACGCCGCAGGGTATGATCAAGTGATACTCGGAGAAGGGTGTGCGGATGTATATCAATCAAAAGTTCAGCGAGCATTACAAGGAAGCCAATTTCATGTATCTATTTTGACTAATGTAAACTTAGTTCAGTGGATAAACGAAGTCAAAGAGAAAAATATTGTGACGATTGCTACTGCTCTAGATGAAACGGCAATGTCATATGAAGAGATTGGCGAGCAATCATCCGTTGCTATTGTGATGGGGAATGAAGGACAAGGTGTGTCACAAGAAATATTAACACTAGTCGATAAAAAAGTTTATATACCTATGAAGGGAAAAGCCGAATCTTTAAATGTGGCTATAGCTGCTGGAATTGTGATGTTTGAAATATAAATTGTTATAAATTTATTAAAGTAACGATTTTTGATATATTTTTTGAAAATTTACTGATATATTGTTATCATTAATACATAAAAAGTTAATGTTTAAGAAAGAAAGTGATGAAATATGTCATTAAATTGGCAAGAAGATCATGATTATTTAGAGCTTGTAAAAGATCTTATCTATACAGATGACGTTCAAAGTTTAAAAGAATACACACAACACCATTACTCAAATCGTTTGGAACACTCGATTCAAGTATCATATAAAAGCTATCGTTTAGCCAAAAAATGGGGTGGAAATGTCAGAGCTACTGCTAGGGCAGGGTTACTTCATGATTTATTTTTTTATGATTGGCGTCAAACAAAAATGGGTGAAGGCTCGCATGCTTACGTTCATCCAAGAATTGCTTTAGAGAATGCCAAGAAATTAACAGATATTTCTCCATTAGAAGAAGATATTATCGTTAAACACATGTTTGGGGCGACGATTGCGCCACCTAAGTATAAAGAAAGTTACATTGTGACATTAGTAGATAAGTACTGTGCGTGTGAAGAAGTCATTAAACCATTGTTAAAAAAAGTTAAAGTAAAAGCAGTTGAATATTCAAAAGTAGTACATTTTTGAGCTGACAGATAGTATTTGTCAGCTTATTGTTTTATACTATAATTACGGATGAAATGTTAGTATAAGGGGGCAGTCTATGAATTCCTGTGAAAAGAGACAATTTGAGTTATGTCCAAAGTTTGAGAAGACGTTTGATATGCTGGGAAAAAAATGGAATGGGTTAATTATCGACGTGTTATTGGAAGATGGCACACAACGTTTTGTTGAGCTCGCTAATAAAATACCAGAAGTCAGTGATCGTGTCTTAGTTGAACGATTAAAAGAGTTGGAAGAAAAAGGTATCGTGATGCGACGAGAGCATCCTGTTGAAAAAAAACGCATTGATTATTCTCTAACAGAAAAAGGTGAGTCCCTTCGCCCAGTGATGGTGGAAGTACAAAATTGGGGAGAAAAGTGGATGTAAGAATCATCTTGACGAGGCATTTTATTTCTTGTACACTTTAGCTATATAGTAAAAAACGTTTATGGAAACGAGTAATTTAGTATTTTTCTCGCTCAGGGAGGTTTGCCAAAGACTGAAAGCAAACTGTGAAAAAGCTAGACGAAGTTCACTTCCTTAGTTGTTTGGTTATCAAACCGGTGATTATTATCATCGTTAACAAATAAAGATGCTTTAAGCATAAAAATTGGATGGTACCACGAGACATCGTTCCTTTTATAAGGGATGGTGTCTTTTTTTGTTGGATTAAGAAAGGATGAAAAAAATGGAAATCAAAGAAAGATTGGAATCACTACGTAAAGATTTTATTGAAAAAATTGCGCAAGTGGAAACATTAGACCATTTAAATAACATACGGGTTGAGGTAATGGGTAAAAAGGGAAGTATGACTGAAATACTTCGCGGAATGAAAGATTTATCAAATGAAGAGCGACCAGTTGTTGGTAGTTTGGCTAATGAAATTAGAGATGTATTATCAACACAAATTGATGAGAAAAAACAAGAACTTGAAGAAGAAGCACTTAATCAAGCATTATTAAATGAAACAATTGATGTCACATTACCAGGTAAAGTGTCAAGTACTGGTACGCCACATATTTTAACGCAAGTGATGCAAGAAATTGAAGATGTCTTTTTAGGTCTAGGTTATGAAATTATTGAAGGATATGAAGTTGAAAAAGATTACTATAACTTTGAGCGAATGAACTTACCTAAAGATCACCCAGCTCGTGATATGCAAGATTCATTTTATATTACAGATGATATGTTATTACGTACACATACATCACCTATTCAAGCACGTACGATGGAAAAACATGATTTTTCAAAAGCACCACTTCGTATGATTAGTCCAGGTAAAGTTTACCGTCGTGATAGTGATGACGCGACTCATAGTCATCAATTCCATCAAATCGAAGGATTGGTTGTTGATAAACACATTACAATGGCAGACTTAAAAGGAACGCTTGAAGTGTTACTTAAAAAATTATTCGGTGAAGATCGTCATATCCGTCTAAGACCAAGTTATTTCCCATTTACAGAGCCTTCAGTCGAGGTGGATATTAGCTGTTTCAAATGTGGTGGTAAAGGCTGTAATGTATGTAAACACACTGGCTGGATTGAAATTCTAGGTGCAGGTGTTGTGCATCCAAGCGTTCTTGAAATGTCAGGCATTGATTCAAACGAGTACAGTGGATTTGCCTTTGGGTTAGGACCAGATAGAGTGGCGATGTTGAAATATGGTGTTAATGATATCCGTTATTTCTATCAAAATGACGTCAGATTCTTAGAACAATTTAAGGTAAAGGGGTAGAGATAAATGTTAGTATCATATAAATGGTTACAAGAATTAGTTGATATAAAAGATATTGATGTAAATCAATTAGCAGATAAAATGTCTCGTTCAGGTATTGAAGTAGAAGATGTCGCGATTCCTGAAGAAGGACTGAAAAAAATTGTTGTTGGAGACGTTAAAGAATGTGTTCCTCATCCAGATAGTGATCACTTATCAATTTGCCAAGTAGATGTTGGTGAAGAAGAGTTGTATCAAATTGTTTGTGGTGCGCCAAATATAACGGCAGGCAAAAAAGTGATTGTGGCTTTGCCGAACTCACGTATTACTGGAAATGTAAAAATTAAAAAAGGTAAAATGCGTGGTGAAGTGTCTTTAGGTATGATTTGTTCATTGCAAGAATTAGGTTACTCAGATAGTGTGGTTCCTAAAGAATATTCTGAAGGAATTTATTTCTTACCAGAAGATGCAGTACCAGGTCAACCAGTATTCCCATATTTGGAAATGGATGATGCAATTATTGAATTATCTGTCACACCAAATAGAGCCGATGCTTTAAGCATGATAGGGGTAGCTTATGAAGTAGCCGCGATTTATGACAAAGATATCACGTTACCAACTGTGACAATCAATGAAAATCCAGATGAACAAGTGGAAAATTTTGTGTCAATCAAATTAGCAGATGAAGAAGATGTGCCATCATATGGAATGAAAATTATCAAAGATGTCACAATTAAAGAAAGCCCAATGTGGTTACAAACTCGTTTAATGAATGAAGGAATTCGTCCGATTAATAATATTGTCGACGTAACAAACTATACTTTATTATTATTTGGTCAACCACAACATGCGTTTGATTACGATAAACTTGATTCAAAAGAAATCTATGTTCGTCGTGCAACAGACAAGGAAGAGTTGACAACCTTAGACGGCGTTGAACGTGAGTTAACTACCGAAGACTTAGTGATTGCAAATGGTAAAAAAGCCATCGCTTTAGCTGGTGTAATGGGTGGAGAAAATACCGAAATCACAAATGATACCACAACAATTGCATTAGAAACAGCTGTTTTTAATCCAACTCGTGTTCGTCGTACAGCAAGAAGACTAGCTTTATCAAGTGAATCGAGCCGTCGCTTTGAACGTGGAATTAACTGGTCAGTGATTCGTCAAGCTAGTGAATTTTCTGCCAACTTAATGGCTGAACTTGGTGGTGGGTCGATTGTGACAGGTGAAGCTCTTGTTGAATCAAGTGTTCCAACAGAACCAACTATTTCAATCACTTTAGACAAAATTAACCACTCACTAGGAACTGATTTATCAGCAATGGATGTAGAAAAAATCTTCTTACAATTAGGATTTGACGTGTCATTAAGTGGTGAAACATTTGATGTGACAATCCCATTAAGACGTTGGGACATTAAGATTCCAGCAGATTTGATTGAAGAAGTTGCTCGTATTTACGGCTATGACAACTTACCATCTACTTTGCCAAGTGGTGCCTCTTTACCAGGTAAATTATCATTTAAACAACAAATGATTCGTCATATCAGATCATTACTTGAAGGAAAAGGACTAACTGAAGCGGTTAGTTATGCATTGACTTCTCCAGAGTCTGCTACCCAATTCAAATTAGATACAGATAACTTAGAAGACATTGTGGAACTTGATTTTCCAATGAGTGAAGAACATTCAGTCTTACGTCAAAGTTTAGTTAATGGCTTACTTAAAGATGTTTCTTATAATGTCGCGAGAAAAGCAAGTGGTGTAGCATTTTACGAAATCGGTCATGTCTTTAATTGGTATGACAAATCAGATTTACCGAAAGAAACCACTCATTTAGGTATGGCGATGACAGGTGTTTCTCGTAAAAAAGACTGGAAAGAATCACAAGAAGTAGTTGATTTTTATACAATGAAAGGTATTGTCGAATCATTAATTAGTTTCTTAGGACTTGAAAATGAAGTGGTTTATCAACCAAATCAAACACTAAAAGAGATGCATCCAGGACGCACAGCAGATATTTTAGTAGGTGAAACTCGCGTTGGGTTTGTTGGACAAATCCATCCTAAACTTTCTAAAGAAATGGATTTAAAAGAAACATATGTTGTTGAAATTGACTTAGATAAACTATTTGAGTTTGTACCAGAAGATAATGTTTACAAAGAAGTAGGTAAATACCCATCAATTAAACGTGATATTGCCTTGTTAGTTGATGAAACAGTGTCTCATCAACAAATTGTTGATGTTATTGAAGCAAATGGTGGTAAAAACTTAAGATCTGTTCATCTATTTGATTTATTCAAAGGAGAAAAATTAGGTAAAGGGAAAAAATCTCTTGCTTATTCTCTCGTATTCCAAAATGATGACTCAACTTTAGTTGAAGACGAAGTAGTTTCTGTTATGAACAAAATAGAAAAAGCGTTAGTTAATGAGTTAAATATTGAAGTCAGATAATATGAAAACAATTAGTGTGTGATAATAATCATGTGCT from Vagococcus martis includes these protein-coding regions:
- a CDS encoding TrmH family RNA methyltransferase; this encodes MMKRIESLTNQWVKDTKKLHKKKYRDLTNKFIIEGEHSVQEAIESKADVDVIVTTDKGIETYQSLLNEINEDKLVIVPDAILKQLSELPTPQEIIAVMNKQEESQSLGRKMLVLDTVQDPGNVGTMIRTADAAGYDQVILGEGCADVYQSKVQRALQGSQFHVSILTNVNLVQWINEVKEKNIVTIATALDETAMSYEEIGEQSSVAIVMGNEGQGVSQEILTLVDKKVYIPMKGKAESLNVAIAAGIVMFEI
- a CDS encoding HD domain-containing protein; protein product: MSLNWQEDHDYLELVKDLIYTDDVQSLKEYTQHHYSNRLEHSIQVSYKSYRLAKKWGGNVRATARAGLLHDLFFYDWRQTKMGEGSHAYVHPRIALENAKKLTDISPLEEDIIVKHMFGATIAPPKYKESYIVTLVDKYCACEEVIKPLLKKVKVKAVEYSKVVHF
- a CDS encoding winged helix-turn-helix transcriptional regulator, which codes for MNSCEKRQFELCPKFEKTFDMLGKKWNGLIIDVLLEDGTQRFVELANKIPEVSDRVLVERLKELEEKGIVMRREHPVEKKRIDYSLTEKGESLRPVMVEVQNWGEKWM
- the pheS gene encoding phenylalanine--tRNA ligase subunit alpha; this encodes MEIKERLESLRKDFIEKIAQVETLDHLNNIRVEVMGKKGSMTEILRGMKDLSNEERPVVGSLANEIRDVLSTQIDEKKQELEEEALNQALLNETIDVTLPGKVSSTGTPHILTQVMQEIEDVFLGLGYEIIEGYEVEKDYYNFERMNLPKDHPARDMQDSFYITDDMLLRTHTSPIQARTMEKHDFSKAPLRMISPGKVYRRDSDDATHSHQFHQIEGLVVDKHITMADLKGTLEVLLKKLFGEDRHIRLRPSYFPFTEPSVEVDISCFKCGGKGCNVCKHTGWIEILGAGVVHPSVLEMSGIDSNEYSGFAFGLGPDRVAMLKYGVNDIRYFYQNDVRFLEQFKVKG
- the pheT gene encoding phenylalanine--tRNA ligase subunit beta; amino-acid sequence: MLVSYKWLQELVDIKDIDVNQLADKMSRSGIEVEDVAIPEEGLKKIVVGDVKECVPHPDSDHLSICQVDVGEEELYQIVCGAPNITAGKKVIVALPNSRITGNVKIKKGKMRGEVSLGMICSLQELGYSDSVVPKEYSEGIYFLPEDAVPGQPVFPYLEMDDAIIELSVTPNRADALSMIGVAYEVAAIYDKDITLPTVTINENPDEQVENFVSIKLADEEDVPSYGMKIIKDVTIKESPMWLQTRLMNEGIRPINNIVDVTNYTLLLFGQPQHAFDYDKLDSKEIYVRRATDKEELTTLDGVERELTTEDLVIANGKKAIALAGVMGGENTEITNDTTTIALETAVFNPTRVRRTARRLALSSESSRRFERGINWSVIRQASEFSANLMAELGGGSIVTGEALVESSVPTEPTISITLDKINHSLGTDLSAMDVEKIFLQLGFDVSLSGETFDVTIPLRRWDIKIPADLIEEVARIYGYDNLPSTLPSGASLPGKLSFKQQMIRHIRSLLEGKGLTEAVSYALTSPESATQFKLDTDNLEDIVELDFPMSEEHSVLRQSLVNGLLKDVSYNVARKASGVAFYEIGHVFNWYDKSDLPKETTHLGMAMTGVSRKKDWKESQEVVDFYTMKGIVESLISFLGLENEVVYQPNQTLKEMHPGRTADILVGETRVGFVGQIHPKLSKEMDLKETYVVEIDLDKLFEFVPEDNVYKEVGKYPSIKRDIALLVDETVSHQQIVDVIEANGGKNLRSVHLFDLFKGEKLGKGKKSLAYSLVFQNDDSTLVEDEVVSVMNKIEKALVNELNIEVR